The following proteins come from a genomic window of Aquimarina sp. MAR_2010_214:
- a CDS encoding TerB family tellurite resistance protein, which produces MSISDLFDSGFQKRNQDHFAAIVKVAMSDGVITDEEKAFLDRLARRLDISENDYKEILKDYSTHPINPPTSYERRLERLYDLSRMVYADHIKGEDQVVLLEKLSIGLGFNPENAKYIVDKALNLVDQGVDSDTFEEEVKNMNR; this is translated from the coding sequence TTCAGAAAAGAAACCAGGACCATTTTGCAGCAATTGTAAAAGTAGCAATGAGTGATGGAGTAATTACTGACGAAGAGAAGGCTTTTTTGGATAGATTAGCCAGAAGACTGGATATTTCTGAGAATGATTATAAAGAAATTTTAAAAGATTATAGTACACATCCTATTAACCCTCCAACAAGTTATGAAAGAAGGCTTGAACGATTGTATGATCTATCTAGGATGGTATATGCAGATCATATTAAAGGTGAGGATCAGGTAGTTTTACTAGAGAAGTTGAGTATTGGATTAGGGTTTAATCCAGAAAATGCAAAATATATTGTTGATAAAGCTTTAAATCTAGTTGATCAGGGTGTAGACAGTGATACTTTTGAAGAAGAGGTTAAAAATATGAATAGATAA